A portion of the Ostreibacterium oceani genome contains these proteins:
- the rho gene encoding transcription termination factor Rho: MHLNDLKIKKPHELLAMAQEMGLEDLARKKKQDLIFAILKAHAKKGEAIYGNGVVEILPDGFGFLRSTASSYVAGSDDIYVSPSQIRRFGLRTGDAVVGKIRHPKDNERYFALLKVDTINDEPPENTKKKIAFENLTPLHANEQLKLERGNGSTEDITARMIDLIAPIGKGQRSLVVSPPKAGKTVMMQNIAQSIAANHPECHLMVLLIDERPEEVTEMERTVAGEVISSTFDEPATRHVQVAEMAIERAKRLVEHKKDVVILLDSITRLARAYNTVSPASGKILTGGVDANALHKPKRFFGAARNIEEGGSLTIIATALVDTGSKMDGVIYEEFKGTGNNEVHLSRNIAEKRIFPAIDISPSGTRREELMVDPDIVQKTWILRKILHPMDEVSAIEFLLERLRNTKTNDEFFQTMKNSK, from the coding sequence ATGCATCTTAACGATTTAAAAATTAAAAAACCCCATGAATTGCTGGCAATGGCCCAAGAAATGGGGCTTGAAGACCTCGCCAGAAAGAAAAAACAAGACCTCATTTTCGCTATCCTCAAAGCCCACGCCAAAAAAGGCGAAGCCATTTATGGTAACGGTGTGGTTGAAATCCTACCCGATGGTTTTGGCTTTTTACGCAGCACCGCAAGCTCTTATGTGGCTGGCTCTGATGATATTTATGTCAGCCCCAGCCAAATTCGTCGCTTTGGCCTACGCACAGGCGATGCCGTCGTGGGAAAAATTCGCCACCCCAAGGATAACGAACGTTATTTTGCGCTACTCAAAGTCGATACGATTAACGACGAACCACCCGAAAACACCAAAAAGAAAATTGCCTTTGAAAACCTCACCCCGTTACACGCAAACGAACAGCTTAAGCTAGAACGCGGCAATGGCAGCACCGAAGACATCACAGCCAGAATGATTGACTTAATCGCCCCCATTGGCAAAGGGCAGCGAAGCTTAGTGGTTTCCCCACCCAAAGCAGGTAAAACCGTGATGATGCAAAACATCGCTCAGTCTATTGCGGCAAACCACCCAGAATGCCACTTGATGGTATTGCTGATTGATGAGCGCCCCGAGGAAGTCACCGAGATGGAACGCACCGTCGCTGGCGAAGTCATTTCATCGACATTTGACGAACCCGCAACGCGCCATGTGCAAGTTGCCGAAATGGCAATTGAACGCGCCAAACGCCTCGTTGAGCACAAAAAAGATGTCGTGATTTTACTCGACTCTATCACCCGCTTGGCACGGGCTTATAATACCGTTTCACCCGCCTCTGGGAAAATTCTAACCGGTGGTGTCGATGCCAATGCGCTACACAAGCCCAAACGGTTTTTTGGTGCCGCGCGAAATATCGAAGAAGGCGGCAGCCTAACCATTATCGCCACGGCACTCGTTGATACGGGATCAAAAATGGATGGCGTCATTTACGAAGAGTTCAAAGGCACAGGTAACAACGAAGTCCATCTCAGCCGTAACATCGCTGAAAAACGCATCTTCCCTGCCATTGACATCAGCCCATCAGGCACACGCCGCGAAGAGCTCATGGTTGACCCTGATATTGTACAAAAAACCTGGATACTGCGTAAAATCCTCCACCCAATGGATGAGGTCAGCGCCATCGAGTTCTTGCTAGAGCGGTTACGCAATACCAAGACAAACGATGAGTTTTTCCAGACCATGAAAAACAGCAAATAG
- the trxA gene encoding thioredoxin TrxA: MSHIVHVTDADFESVVIKSETPVLLDFWAEWCGPCRAIAPILEELAQEFDGKVTIAKLDIENNQNTPVQYGIRSIPTLILFKNGQVEGTQVGMVSKGQLTEFIDSVL; this comes from the coding sequence ATGAGCCATATCGTGCACGTAACCGATGCCGATTTTGAATCGGTGGTAATCAAATCAGAAACCCCAGTATTATTAGATTTTTGGGCAGAATGGTGCGGCCCTTGCCGAGCGATTGCACCGATACTCGAAGAACTCGCCCAAGAATTCGATGGCAAAGTGACGATTGCCAAACTCGACATTGAAAACAATCAAAACACGCCAGTACAGTATGGCATTCGCTCAATTCCGACCTTGATTTTATTTAAAAACGGACAAGTCGAAGGGACACAAGTCGGTATGGTTTCCAAAGGACAACTTACTGAATTTATTGATTCGGTCCTATAA
- a CDS encoding TIGR04211 family SH3 domain-containing protein, whose translation MKQFFLLISGVFLLNTVMAQDVWVSDEIEAPLRASPELNSTIIKLLPAGQRVTALDQTDDYVKIETEDGEQGWLSNYYVLRQRSVHDKFSEINQALQSAQAEVTTLQAEIEEKNTRINELEAEIQDTQSSASNAAEQAKSSQTNLAKLQQENQLLQQKLSEQNENVAQLSRALEVAQKQATDERARYLSLAKVSENAVEIDEKNRQLQEQAVKFEKEAQLLRTENQSINASMANKERIIGALTLLGGIVLGYLLTVFRPARRRSSSRYT comes from the coding sequence ATGAAACAGTTTTTTTTACTCATTAGTGGCGTCTTTTTATTAAACACCGTAATGGCTCAAGACGTTTGGGTTAGCGATGAAATCGAAGCCCCACTTCGAGCATCACCAGAGCTCAACTCAACGATTATCAAGCTACTTCCAGCGGGTCAGCGAGTGACCGCACTAGACCAAACCGACGATTACGTCAAAATTGAAACCGAAGACGGCGAACAAGGCTGGCTATCTAATTATTACGTGCTACGCCAACGCAGTGTGCATGACAAATTTAGCGAAATCAACCAAGCCCTACAGTCCGCACAAGCCGAAGTCACCACACTACAAGCTGAAATCGAAGAAAAAAACACCCGCATCAATGAGCTAGAAGCCGAAATACAAGACACACAGAGCAGCGCCAGCAACGCGGCGGAACAGGCCAAAAGCTCACAAACGAATCTCGCCAAATTGCAGCAAGAAAACCAGCTACTCCAGCAAAAACTGTCCGAACAAAACGAAAACGTCGCCCAACTCAGCCGTGCATTAGAAGTCGCTCAAAAGCAAGCCACTGACGAGCGCGCACGCTACCTCAGCTTAGCCAAAGTCTCTGAGAATGCGGTCGAAATTGACGAAAAAAACCGACAACTCCAAGAGCAAGCGGTCAAATTTGAAAAAGAAGCCCAACTGCTCAGAACAGAAAACCAATCAATCAACGCCAGCATGGCCAACAAAGAACGTATTATTGGCGCACTCACCTTGCTCGGTGGAATCGTACTGGGCTATTTATTGACCGTGTTTAGACCCGCTAGACGCAGAAGCAGCAGTCGCTACACCTAA
- a CDS encoding M3 family metallopeptidase — translation MKTNPLLTTEQFPNYSAILPEHALPAITQLCQDSKKRIAELAEQSPATWATYEAIEAIDNQLAKAWTPISHLHSVNNTQPWRQAYQDCQQILSKYSAEMSQHTGLYRFYQALQASNDFSAYDTARQKLINDAIRDFELSGVNLSDEDKNTYQGLVQQSSELYTTFSNNVLDATQAFHLHLTDEADLAGIPESAKALYRQLAAQQAVDGFWLTLDFPSYVPAITYADNRHLRETLYNAFVTRASDQGPHANQFDNHNVVEAILSTRADIATLLGFDNYAALSLANKMAKSADEVLDFLYDLVERAKPIAENEFAELKAFAQANLGLETLAPWDVAYASEKLKEAEYAISQEQLREYFPVPHVMQGMLGITEHLFGVSFSQNNEINTWHPDVTCYTVLDADKTPIAYFCMDLYARQGKNAGAWMNGAIDKIHSSHIQQLPVAYLTCNFIPPVGDAPAYLSHDEILTLFHEFGHGIHHMLTEINHSAISGINGVEWDAVELPSQFMENFCYQKTVLTDMSCHQTTSEPLPDALFDKLIAAKNFHAALMMLRQLEFSIFDMRLHHEYNSDNPVDVMTVLHAVREQVAVTPSADYARFPMSFSHIFSGGYAAGYFSYKWAEILSADAFSRFEEEGVYNTDVGEAFKREILARGASRSAMENFIAFRGRKPTIDALLRHHGMNTQTPAG, via the coding sequence ATGAAGACAAACCCACTTTTGACGACTGAACAATTCCCTAATTATTCCGCCATCCTGCCTGAACATGCGCTACCTGCCATTACCCAGCTTTGCCAAGATAGCAAAAAACGCATTGCTGAATTAGCCGAACAATCACCCGCAACGTGGGCAACTTACGAAGCCATCGAAGCCATAGACAACCAACTTGCCAAGGCGTGGACACCCATCTCGCATTTACATTCAGTCAATAACACACAACCGTGGCGCCAAGCATACCAAGATTGCCAACAAATTTTGTCAAAATATAGCGCAGAAATGTCGCAACACACAGGGTTGTATCGGTTTTACCAAGCACTACAGGCGAGCAATGACTTTAGCGCGTATGACACCGCCAGGCAAAAACTCATCAACGATGCCATTCGTGATTTTGAGTTATCGGGCGTTAATTTATCTGACGAAGATAAAAACACGTACCAAGGCTTGGTCCAGCAGAGTAGCGAGCTTTACACCACCTTTTCTAATAATGTCCTAGATGCGACGCAAGCGTTTCATCTCCACCTGACCGACGAAGCCGATTTAGCTGGCATCCCCGAGTCCGCCAAGGCATTATATCGACAACTCGCCGCCCAACAAGCGGTTGATGGATTCTGGCTGACACTAGACTTCCCAAGCTACGTGCCAGCCATCACCTATGCCGACAATCGCCACCTACGAGAAACCCTATACAACGCATTTGTGACCCGCGCCTCTGACCAAGGGCCTCATGCCAATCAATTTGACAATCACAACGTGGTTGAAGCCATTTTATCGACGCGCGCTGACATAGCGACCTTGCTAGGCTTTGACAATTACGCCGCGCTGTCGCTAGCCAATAAAATGGCAAAATCGGCAGACGAAGTGCTTGATTTCCTCTATGATTTAGTCGAGAGAGCCAAGCCCATTGCCGAAAATGAATTCGCCGAGCTAAAAGCCTTTGCCCAAGCAAACCTCGGCCTAGAGACACTAGCACCGTGGGATGTGGCGTATGCCTCCGAAAAACTCAAAGAAGCCGAATACGCGATTTCCCAAGAGCAATTGCGCGAATATTTCCCCGTCCCTCATGTTATGCAAGGGATGCTGGGCATTACCGAACACTTATTCGGGGTGAGCTTTAGCCAAAACAACGAAATAAACACCTGGCACCCAGATGTTACTTGTTACACCGTGCTGGATGCAGACAAAACACCCATCGCCTATTTCTGCATGGATTTATACGCACGGCAAGGCAAAAATGCTGGCGCGTGGATGAATGGTGCCATAGACAAAATTCACTCCAGCCATATACAACAATTACCCGTTGCCTATTTAACCTGTAATTTTATCCCGCCAGTTGGGGATGCGCCTGCCTATTTATCACACGATGAAATCCTCACTTTATTCCACGAATTCGGACACGGCATCCACCATATGCTGACCGAGATTAACCACAGTGCGATTAGTGGTATTAATGGTGTCGAATGGGATGCCGTCGAGCTACCCAGCCAGTTTATGGAAAACTTTTGCTACCAAAAAACGGTACTGACAGACATGTCTTGCCATCAAACGACTAGCGAACCGCTACCCGATGCCCTATTTGATAAGCTGATCGCCGCTAAAAACTTTCATGCCGCGCTTATGATGTTGCGTCAGCTAGAGTTTTCGATTTTTGATATGCGACTGCACCACGAATACAACTCCGACAACCCCGTCGATGTTATGACGGTATTACACGCTGTTCGCGAACAAGTTGCAGTCACGCCTTCGGCAGACTACGCACGATTTCCAATGAGTTTTTCACATATATTTTCAGGCGGTTATGCCGCAGGCTACTTTAGCTACAAGTGGGCAGAAATACTCTCTGCGGATGCGTTTTCTCGCTTTGAAGAAGAAGGCGTGTATAATACCGATGTTGGAGAAGCATTTAAACGCGAAATTCTCGCACGCGGTGCCTCACGCTCTGCCATGGAAAATTTCATCGCATTTCGTGGTCGAAAGCCAACGATAGACGCACTGCTTCGCCACCACGGCATGAATACTCAAACGCCAGCTGGTTAA
- the pyrF gene encoding orotidine-5'-phosphate decarboxylase — protein MPTISSSTQPTGTSSVNSPIIVALDYPTAHDALAMAQRIDPTSARLKIGKQLFVAEGPHIVEQLQKLGFELFLDLKFHDIPNTVAQACLSAAKLGVWMTNVHALGGSPMLRAVYNALSELPQRPLVTAVTVLTSMDQPTFDTLGFNKTIEQAVFDLATLTQQSGLDGVVCSAHEAPALRARLGDDFILVTPGIRLASDNTDDQHRIMTPQAALAAGADYLVIGRPITQSKDPDKTISSLRQQLT, from the coding sequence ATGCCTACCATTTCATCTAGCACTCAGCCCACTGGCACATCTTCCGTCAACTCGCCAATCATTGTTGCGCTTGACTATCCAACCGCGCATGACGCGCTGGCAATGGCACAGCGTATTGACCCGACATCGGCACGATTAAAAATCGGCAAACAATTATTTGTCGCCGAAGGACCGCATATCGTCGAGCAGCTACAAAAGCTTGGCTTTGAACTATTCCTTGACCTAAAATTCCACGACATCCCTAACACCGTGGCGCAGGCCTGTTTATCGGCAGCCAAGCTAGGCGTATGGATGACCAATGTTCATGCACTTGGTGGCAGCCCTATGCTACGCGCAGTTTACAACGCGCTAAGCGAACTCCCTCAACGCCCATTAGTAACGGCTGTCACCGTTCTAACCAGCATGGATCAGCCCACCTTTGATACACTTGGATTTAATAAAACCATTGAACAAGCCGTATTTGATTTGGCCACGCTCACCCAACAAAGCGGACTCGACGGCGTGGTTTGCTCTGCCCACGAAGCGCCCGCCCTTCGCGCACGCTTGGGTGACGATTTTATTTTAGTGACACCAGGCATTCGCCTCGCTAGTGATAACACAGATGACCAACACCGTATTATGACACCACAAGCCGCCCTTGCGGCTGGTGCCGATTACTTAGTCATCGGGCGTCCGATCACGCAGTCAAAAGACCCTGACAAAACCATTTCATCGCTACGCCAACAGCTTACTTAA